In the genome of Nycticebus coucang isolate mNycCou1 chromosome 12, mNycCou1.pri, whole genome shotgun sequence, one region contains:
- the UBALD1 gene encoding UBA-like domain-containing protein 1 isoform X1, protein MSVNMDELKHQVMINQFVLTAGCAADQAKQLLQAAHWQFETALSAFFQETNIPYSHHHHQMMCTPANTPATPPNFPDALTMFSRLKASESFHGGGSGSPMATTATSPPPHFPHAATGSFSAPSWPTAASPPGGPQHHQPQPPLWTPAPPSPASDWPPLAPQQAASEPRGHPAMEAER, encoded by the exons ATGTCCGTGAACATGGACGAGCTCAAGCACCAGGTCATGATCAACCAGTTCGTGCTGACGGCGGGCTGCGCGGCCGACCAGGCGAAACAGCTGCTGCAGGCGGCCCACTGGCAGTTCGAG ACAGCCCTCAGCGCCTTTTTCCAGGAGACCAACATCCCctacagccaccaccaccaccagatg ATGTGCACTCCCGCCAACACCCCTGCCACGCCCCCCAACTTCCCTGATGCCCTCACCATGTTCTCTCGTCTCAAGGCCTCTGAGAGCTTCCACGGTGGCGGCAGTGGCAGCCCGATGGCCACAACAGCCACCTCGCCTCCACCGCACTTCCCCCATGCTGCCACCGGCAGCTTCTCGGCACCCAGCTGGCCAACTGCGGCCTCGCCCCCAGGGGGCCCACAGCATCACCAGCCACAGCCACCCCTGTGGACTCCAGCACCCCCTTCCCCAGCTTCAGACTGGCCACCCCTGGCTCCCCAACAAGCTGCCTCAGAACCAAGGGGCCACCCTGCCATGGAGGCAGAGAGATAA
- the UBALD1 gene encoding UBA-like domain-containing protein 1 isoform X2 encodes MPRRPRARRGWTALSAFFQETNIPYSHHHHQMMCTPANTPATPPNFPDALTMFSRLKASESFHGGGSGSPMATTATSPPPHFPHAATGSFSAPSWPTAASPPGGPQHHQPQPPLWTPAPPSPASDWPPLAPQQAASEPRGHPAMEAER; translated from the exons ATGCCGCGGCGGCCGCGAGCGAGGCGAGGCTGG ACAGCCCTCAGCGCCTTTTTCCAGGAGACCAACATCCCctacagccaccaccaccaccagatg ATGTGCACTCCCGCCAACACCCCTGCCACGCCCCCCAACTTCCCTGATGCCCTCACCATGTTCTCTCGTCTCAAGGCCTCTGAGAGCTTCCACGGTGGCGGCAGTGGCAGCCCGATGGCCACAACAGCCACCTCGCCTCCACCGCACTTCCCCCATGCTGCCACCGGCAGCTTCTCGGCACCCAGCTGGCCAACTGCGGCCTCGCCCCCAGGGGGCCCACAGCATCACCAGCCACAGCCACCCCTGTGGACTCCAGCACCCCCTTCCCCAGCTTCAGACTGGCCACCCCTGGCTCCCCAACAAGCTGCCTCAGAACCAAGGGGCCACCCTGCCATGGAGGCAGAGAGATAA